The Coffea arabica cultivar ET-39 chromosome 9e, Coffea Arabica ET-39 HiFi, whole genome shotgun sequence genome has a window encoding:
- the LOC140014643 gene encoding uncharacterized protein, translated as MAKYESQFTGLAKFVPELIMTEQRRVRRFIERLNVKIQNDLAVTQINTFSDVVDKILRAENARLQVRNFQVRKREFSGGNSTQGNKSTPSKFGREAGAGRFPSTARGTPPRGGQTGRGQQRSASKGSSATVSRGPCGFCGKPNHTEDNCWRKEKKCLRCGSAEHRIANCPVQPREARGTTQSSKATSAQSKVEVTKSKVPARVYSIEQRPVPDSAEVMEGTIPVFHRLARILIDSGATHSFVNPEFMCGIDITPVNLPYELEVSTPTGDQCLVTNKMYVNCEIWVGERKLLGNLISLAIKGYNVILDMDWLARYDAQLDCKRKVVEFRIPGEATLRLDVRGSLASSAMISSIRVRKLFSRGAQGFLAFLINTPTDKLNVEDVPVVDEYSDVFSDELVNLLP; from the coding sequence ATGGCTAAATACGAAAGCCAATTTACCGGATTAGCCAAGTTTGTCCCTGAACTTATTATGACTGAACAAAGAAGGGTACGACGTTTTATTGAGAGGTTAAATGTGAAAATTCAAAACGACTTAGCCGTGACCCAAATTAACACTTTCAGTGATGTTGTGGATAAGATTTTGCGAGCCGAGAACGCAAGGCTTCAAGTTCGAAATTTTCAAGTGAGAAAACGAGAATTTTCTGGAGGTAATTCTACTCAGGGGAATAAGAGTACCCCTTCCAAATTTGGCCGGGAAGCTGGAGCAGGACGATTTCCGAGTACGGCAAGAGGGACTCCGCCAAGAGGTGGCCAGACGGGACGAGGCCAACAGAGGAGTGCCTCAAAAGGGAGCTCCGCCACTGTTTCTCGTGGCCCGTGTGGGTTCTGTGGGAAGCCGAACCACACGGAGGATAACTGCTGGAGAAAGGAGAAGAAGTGCTTACGCTGTGGGAGTGCGGAACACCGGATAGCCAACTGTCCAGTTCAACCCCGAGAGGCGAGAGGGACCACACAATCTTCTAAGGCGACTTCAGCGCAATCAAAGGTGGAAGTGACGAAATCGAAGGTGCCTGCCCGAGTGTACTCTATCGAGCAACGTCCTGTCCCTGATTCGGCGGAGGTGatggaaggtacgattcctgtcttCCACCGTCTAGCTAGGATTTTAATAGACTCgggtgccacccattcctttgttaaccccgaATTCATGTGTGGTATTGATATAACCCCTGTAAACCTGCCCTATGAATTAGAAGTAAGTACGCCTACAGGAGACCAGTGTTTGGTTACTAACAAAATGTATGTAAACTGTGAAAtctgggtaggagagaggaagttactggggaatttgataagtttgGCTATTAAGGGGTACAATGTGATATTGGACATGGACTGGTTAGCTAGATATGATGCCCAACTTGACTGTAAAAGGAAAGTAGTGGAATTTCGTATACCGGGGGAGGCGACCTTAAGATTAGATGTGAGGGGCAGTTTAGCCTCGTCTGCGATGATTTCGAGTATTCGGGTTAGGAAACTATTTAGTAGAGGAGCTCAAGGGTTCTTAGCCTTTCTCATCAACACTCCCACTGATAAGTTAAACGTAGAAGATGTTCCCGTAGTGGACGAATATTCGGACGTGTTTTCCGATGAGCTAGTGAATCTACTACCGTAA
- the LOC140014644 gene encoding uncharacterized mitochondrial protein AtMg00860-like — translation MGLMHRVFKFYLDQFVVVFIDDILVYSKTREEHVQHLKLVLQTLRDHQLYAKFSKCEFWLERVSFLGHVILKEGIAVDPAKIKAVTEWKRPKSPTEIRSFLGLAGYYRRFIKDFSKLASPLTNLTKKSNRFLWDAQCEQSFQELKKRLTMAPVLALPNGKDSFIVYTNASKEGLGYVLMQNKNVIVFASRKLKTHEQNYPTHDLELAAVVFALKK, via the coding sequence ATGGGCTTGATGCATCGAGTTTTCAAATTCTATCTGGACCAATTTGTCGTTGTGTTTATCGATGATATTTTGGTATATTCGAAAACCCGGGAAGAGCATGTGCAGCACCTGAAGTTAGTTTTACAAACCTTAAGGGATCACCAATTAtacgccaaatttagtaagtgtgagttttggctggagagGGTTTCCTTCTTGGGACATGTAATTTTGAAGGAGGGGATTGCAGTAGATCCGGCGAAGATAAAAGCAGTGACCGAGTGGAAGAGACCTAAGAGTCCGACTGAGATTCGAAGTTTCTTAGGATTGGCAGGTTACTATCGGCGATTTATTAAGGATTTCTCAAAACTTGCCAGTCCTTTAACCAATTTGACAAAGAAAAGTAACCGGTTTCTGTGGGATGCCCAATGTGAGCAGAGctttcaggagttaaagaaaagGTTAACTATGGCTCCTGTTTTGGCCTTGCCTAACGGTAAGGACAGTTTCATTGTGTACACTAATGCTTCGAAGGAAGGCTTAGGGTATGTATTGATGCAAAATAAGAACGTGATAGtctttgcctctaggaaattgaagaccCACGAGCAAAACTATCccactcatgatttggagttagccgCGGTtgtctttgctctgaaaaagtag